The Verrucomicrobium spinosum DSM 4136 = JCM 18804 genome includes a region encoding these proteins:
- a CDS encoding CesT family type III secretion system chaperone — protein sequence MNTKARDRVNDLLSEFGVSRGLMGARLDDSGICAFEYQELLDIVLELSSDGATLHFYSRLCELPTQEREAFLTELLERNLLCAQTNGATLAVDARENQVVLCFNQPVDSLDPATFSTLMENFLDTALKVRNDLEGVSEPSLAAAPHAEHDRMLSFGMRI from the coding sequence ATGAACACCAAGGCCCGGGATCGGGTGAATGACCTTCTGTCGGAGTTTGGCGTCTCAAGAGGCCTGATGGGAGCGAGACTGGATGACTCGGGCATTTGCGCCTTCGAATACCAGGAACTGCTGGACATCGTGCTGGAACTGTCTTCTGACGGGGCCACCCTTCACTTCTACAGCAGGCTCTGCGAGCTGCCCACACAGGAGCGCGAAGCGTTCCTCACGGAACTGCTGGAACGCAACCTCCTCTGCGCCCAGACCAACGGCGCCACCCTGGCGGTGGATGCGCGGGAGAACCAGGTCGTTCTCTGCTTCAACCAGCCGGTCGATTCCCTGGATCCCGCCACCTTCTCCACACTGATGGAAAATTTCCTCGATACCGCGCTCAAAGTCCGGAATGATCTGGAAGGTGTAAGCGAGCCGTCGCTGGCCGCAGCCCCGCACGCCGAGCATGACCGCATGCTCTCCTTCGGCATGCGCATCTGA
- a CDS encoding YbjN domain-containing protein, whose amino-acid sequence MTEQTQSPLAALAGPLADLEYYVDLKPVQEDGIYERLYLTLDVEDARPELEYGLEIYFINDVMEAFGDETDAEEAVITQFMLILPFSFPAETLLESMRLCNYVNRLLPLGAFGVSEEDGAVFLRYCLASDSRAVPESVVIEAVQALEFACREYGPHFEKISLGQSTVKEFLGKFEESGHQIPSVGSPELFRVG is encoded by the coding sequence ATGACTGAACAAACCCAATCCCCGCTGGCGGCGCTGGCAGGCCCCCTGGCAGACCTGGAATATTACGTTGATCTGAAACCCGTGCAGGAGGACGGGATATATGAGCGGCTCTATCTCACTCTGGATGTGGAGGACGCCCGGCCGGAGCTCGAGTACGGCCTGGAGATCTACTTCATCAATGATGTGATGGAGGCCTTCGGCGATGAGACGGATGCTGAGGAGGCGGTGATCACGCAGTTCATGCTGATTCTGCCCTTCAGCTTCCCGGCCGAGACGTTGCTGGAGTCCATGCGCCTGTGCAACTATGTGAACCGCCTCCTCCCGCTGGGGGCCTTTGGCGTGAGTGAGGAGGATGGTGCGGTGTTTCTCCGCTACTGCCTGGCGTCTGATTCTCGTGCGGTGCCGGAGAGCGTTGTGATCGAGGCGGTGCAGGCGCTGGAGTTTGCCTGCCGGGAGTACGGCCCGCACTTTGAGAAGATCTCGCTGGGGCAATCCACAGTGAAGGAGTTCCTCGGCAAGTTCGAGGAGAGTGGGCACCAGATCCCGAGTGTGGGGAGCCCGGAGCTGTTCCGCGTAGGGTGA
- the sctU gene encoding type III secretion system export apparatus subunit SctU gives MSEKNEPPTPKKLRDARKKGQVAKSQDVGTAALTIASFVTIGIMWPSMVEQAKELILLPVQYYDKPFQQGSMELMLAIGRKVLLMSLPILMVVMVVGLAAGFGQIGFMLTFEPLKPELKKLNPMDKAKQIFSMKSLVELLKSTIKVGVIGIIIYYVTKASLDPLTRLPYGGEESVLTALQPMIKALTMNVVMAYIIIAAADFFFQKYQHIKQLKMSKDEVKREYKESEGNPEIKGKRKQLAQEAAQSDTMGRTRKASVVVTNPTHLAIAIYYDENDDKMPRVLAKGEDHVARRMVEVAREEGIPVMQHVPLARALYENVDIDRFVPSDLIEPMAEVLRWVQEWKELR, from the coding sequence GTGAGCGAGAAGAACGAGCCACCAACCCCGAAGAAGCTTCGCGACGCCCGCAAAAAGGGTCAGGTCGCGAAGAGTCAGGATGTGGGCACCGCGGCCCTGACCATCGCGAGCTTTGTCACGATCGGGATCATGTGGCCCTCCATGGTGGAGCAGGCGAAGGAACTCATCCTGCTGCCGGTCCAGTATTACGACAAGCCGTTCCAGCAGGGCTCCATGGAGCTCATGCTGGCGATTGGCCGGAAGGTCCTGCTCATGTCCCTGCCCATCCTCATGGTGGTGATGGTGGTGGGCCTGGCGGCGGGGTTTGGCCAGATTGGGTTCATGCTCACCTTTGAGCCTCTCAAGCCTGAGCTGAAAAAGCTCAACCCTATGGACAAAGCCAAGCAGATCTTTTCGATGAAGAGCCTGGTGGAGTTGCTGAAATCCACCATCAAGGTAGGGGTGATCGGGATCATCATCTACTACGTCACGAAGGCGAGCCTGGACCCGCTGACGCGGCTGCCCTATGGCGGGGAGGAGTCGGTGCTTACGGCGTTGCAGCCGATGATCAAGGCGCTGACGATGAATGTGGTCATGGCGTACATCATCATCGCGGCAGCCGACTTCTTTTTCCAAAAATATCAGCACATCAAGCAGCTGAAGATGTCGAAGGACGAGGTCAAACGCGAGTACAAGGAGAGCGAAGGCAATCCTGAAATCAAAGGCAAGCGCAAACAACTCGCCCAGGAGGCAGCTCAAAGCGACACCATGGGACGGACCCGCAAAGCTTCAGTGGTGGTGACCAATCCCACGCACCTGGCCATCGCCATCTACTACGACGAGAACGATGACAAGATGCCGAGGGTGCTGGCGAAGGGTGAAGACCATGTGGCCAGACGCATGGTGGAAGTGGCCCGTGAGGAGGGCATCCCCGTCATGCAGCATGTCCCGCTGGCGAGGGCGCTCTATGAGAATGTGGACATTGACCGCTTCGTGCCCAGTGACCTTATCGAGCCCATGGCCGAGGTGCTGCGGTGGGTGCAGGAGTGGAAAGAACTTCGCTGA
- the sctT gene encoding type III secretion system export apparatus subunit SctT has translation MTFDLIAHRDILLTVAFTLPRMMAALSVSPFFAQQFITGIARQVVIISLTTLAIPMVHYSGVPDNPDMLYLIGVLTKEVAIGMLLGFVTGMAFWIAEGTGFFIDNQRGSSMAEMFDPMSGESTSPFGLLFARIIGVFFFVGGGFMAFLTIMYDSYVHWPVFSWFPKMEPAFPVVFLHVLDKMMGLIVTFAAPLVIAMFIAEFGMGLMNRFSPQLNVFFLAMPVKSGIAAVLIIFYLVFLVGFLRNEFPTPGQIRVFYNKIFE, from the coding sequence GTGACCTTCGACCTGATAGCGCACCGGGACATCCTGCTGACGGTCGCCTTCACCCTGCCCCGGATGATGGCGGCGCTCTCGGTGTCGCCGTTTTTTGCCCAGCAGTTCATCACTGGCATTGCCCGGCAGGTGGTCATCATCAGCCTGACGACGCTGGCCATCCCCATGGTGCACTATTCTGGTGTGCCGGACAACCCCGACATGCTCTACCTCATCGGCGTGCTGACGAAGGAGGTGGCCATTGGCATGCTGCTGGGGTTTGTGACCGGGATGGCCTTCTGGATTGCCGAGGGAACGGGCTTCTTCATCGACAACCAGCGCGGCAGTTCCATGGCGGAGATGTTTGACCCCATGTCTGGCGAAAGCACCTCGCCCTTTGGCTTGTTGTTTGCCCGCATCATTGGCGTCTTCTTCTTTGTGGGAGGCGGCTTCATGGCCTTTCTCACCATCATGTATGACAGCTATGTGCACTGGCCGGTGTTCTCCTGGTTCCCCAAGATGGAGCCCGCTTTCCCTGTCGTGTTCCTGCATGTGCTGGACAAGATGATGGGATTGATCGTCACCTTTGCGGCGCCGCTGGTCATTGCCATGTTCATTGCGGAATTTGGCATGGGATTGATGAACCGGTTCAGCCCCCAGTTGAATGTGTTCTTTCTGGCCATGCCGGTGAAGAGCGGCATCGCTGCCGTCTTGATCATCTTCTATCTCGTGTTCCTGGTGGGCTTCCTGCGCAATGAGTTCCCCACGCCGGGCCAGATCCGGGTGTTCTATAACAAGATCTTTGAGTGA
- the sctS gene encoding type III secretion system export apparatus subunit SctS — MNQAYIIDITNKALILVLILSLPPIVVATVVGVVVSLFQALTQVQEQTLSFAVKLIVVTVVIIATASWTGAEVINFTTHIFDTFPTLRR, encoded by the coding sequence ATGAATCAAGCCTACATTATCGACATTACCAACAAGGCGCTGATTCTGGTGCTGATCCTTTCCCTCCCTCCCATCGTGGTGGCCACGGTGGTGGGGGTGGTCGTGAGCCTTTTTCAGGCCCTCACCCAGGTGCAGGAGCAGACGTTGTCCTTTGCGGTGAAGCTCATTGTCGTGACGGTGGTCATCATCGCCACCGCCTCTTGGACGGGCGCGGAGGTGATCAACTTCACCACGCACATCTTTGACACCTTTCCGACTCTCCGAAGGTGA
- the sctR gene encoding type III secretion system export apparatus subunit SctR, whose product MNNLQMPDPLTLIVLASVLALIPFLAVMVTSYVKLVVVLSLVRNALGVQQIPPNMVLNGIAVILTIYIMAPIGQQTFANLEKEDLKNLSVESIKGIMDRSSTPIRKFLAYHTADREKAFFLDTARRLWGDKAQVKIDKDDFFVLIPAFTVSELTAAFQIGFLLYLPFIAIDLIVSNILLAMGMMMVSPMTISLPFKLLLFVLVDGWARLIHGLVITYAMPGG is encoded by the coding sequence ATGAACAACCTGCAGATGCCAGATCCGCTCACGTTGATCGTGCTGGCCTCTGTGCTGGCACTGATCCCGTTCCTGGCGGTGATGGTCACCTCCTATGTGAAACTGGTGGTCGTGCTCAGCCTGGTGCGCAATGCCCTGGGCGTGCAGCAGATCCCGCCCAACATGGTGCTCAACGGCATCGCGGTGATCCTCACGATCTACATCATGGCCCCGATCGGCCAGCAAACCTTCGCCAACCTGGAAAAGGAGGATCTGAAGAATTTAAGCGTGGAGAGCATCAAGGGCATCATGGACCGGAGCAGCACGCCCATACGAAAGTTCCTGGCCTACCATACGGCCGACCGGGAAAAGGCGTTCTTCCTCGATACCGCCCGCCGGCTCTGGGGCGACAAGGCTCAGGTGAAGATCGACAAGGATGACTTCTTCGTCCTCATCCCCGCATTTACGGTGAGCGAGCTGACGGCTGCCTTCCAGATTGGATTCCTGCTCTACCTGCCCTTCATCGCCATTGACCTTATCGTCTCCAACATTTTGCTGGCCATGGGGATGATGATGGTGTCACCCATGACCATCTCCCTTCCGTTCAAGCTCCTGCTCTTCGTCCTGGTGGACGGTTGGGCGCGGCTGATCCACGGACTAGTCATCACCTACGCCATGCCCGGCGGGTGA
- the sctQ gene encoding type III secretion system cytoplasmic ring protein SctQ — protein sequence MPLEITGTEVDLQPLALEKVRPLFARTIQAIAGSNRPVAFAWNGQAATLKFSAVRGLSPAARVARVIVDGHEFQVQLERLPDVSALSAALAGLDLEVLPAELACGVLAAAFEMGLNQLKSKGVDVVLAALLPAGAPVKAQAESLTFVVEKDGDPGWIRGTLKGDDAALEHLAQLMTRVPAQPVRSMDALPFLLSFVAGRVTLSQQEFRELRQADAVLADLQGWRVQGACEVLISGRRHAAATWQDKKLTIQQFIMSDPAPTPAATEPLALVDQLEVELTFLVGTHAATLEQLRSLAPGACIELPTPASQAVTICANGRAIGKGELLDIGNRIGVRITELAKV from the coding sequence ATGCCCTTGGAGATAACCGGCACTGAAGTTGACCTTCAGCCCCTGGCCCTGGAAAAAGTCCGCCCCTTGTTCGCGCGGACCATTCAGGCTATTGCCGGGAGCAACCGGCCAGTGGCCTTTGCCTGGAACGGGCAAGCGGCCACGCTGAAGTTTTCCGCCGTCAGAGGTTTGAGCCCGGCTGCGCGGGTCGCCCGAGTGATTGTGGACGGGCATGAATTCCAGGTGCAACTGGAGCGCCTGCCGGATGTGTCGGCGCTCTCGGCTGCCCTGGCCGGCCTGGATCTGGAAGTGTTGCCTGCCGAGCTTGCTTGTGGCGTGTTGGCGGCGGCATTCGAGATGGGGCTGAATCAGCTCAAAAGCAAAGGCGTGGATGTGGTGCTGGCAGCGCTGTTGCCCGCTGGTGCTCCTGTCAAGGCGCAGGCGGAATCCCTCACCTTCGTGGTGGAGAAAGACGGGGATCCTGGTTGGATCCGCGGCACACTGAAAGGGGATGACGCGGCTCTGGAACATCTGGCCCAGCTCATGACCCGCGTACCGGCCCAGCCGGTGAGGAGCATGGATGCGCTCCCATTTCTTTTGTCCTTTGTTGCGGGGCGCGTCACCCTTTCGCAACAGGAATTCCGTGAACTGCGCCAGGCGGATGCCGTGCTGGCAGACTTGCAGGGCTGGCGAGTCCAAGGTGCCTGTGAGGTGCTGATTTCCGGCCGCCGCCATGCCGCTGCCACCTGGCAGGACAAAAAACTGACGATTCAACAATTCATCATGAGCGATCCCGCCCCAACACCCGCCGCCACCGAGCCCCTGGCCTTGGTGGACCAGCTTGAAGTCGAACTCACCTTCCTGGTGGGGACGCACGCCGCCACGCTCGAGCAACTGCGCAGCCTGGCTCCGGGGGCTTGCATCGAACTCCCCACACCTGCCAGCCAGGCGGTGACGATCTGTGCCAACGGTCGCGCCATCGGCAAGGGTGAGCTGCTGGACATCGGCAACCGCATCGGAGTACGCATCACGGAGCTGGCCAAGGTATGA
- a CDS encoding type III secretion protein, with amino-acid sequence MARYLLQDLIFVREHREDKASKAVTAARRVVAEAEKLVEKRQKELDDYKVWRVVEERRLMDSIMLKPVKLGDITDLRLEIAGMREKELDYMDLLRKAEADLDRAKELLEEARKAHIKATQELEKLVEHRQLWRREQALEEERLADLEMEDFTSPKSALFNLTGSQNHEYN; translated from the coding sequence ATGGCCCGCTACCTCCTGCAGGATCTCATCTTTGTCCGCGAACATCGCGAGGACAAGGCGAGCAAGGCTGTGACGGCGGCCCGGCGGGTTGTGGCGGAGGCGGAGAAGCTGGTGGAGAAGCGCCAGAAGGAACTGGATGACTACAAAGTGTGGCGGGTGGTGGAGGAACGGCGGCTGATGGACTCTATCATGCTGAAGCCGGTGAAGTTGGGCGACATCACGGACCTGCGACTTGAGATTGCCGGCATGCGTGAGAAGGAGCTGGACTACATGGACTTGCTCCGCAAGGCGGAGGCCGACCTTGATCGTGCGAAGGAACTGCTGGAAGAGGCCCGCAAAGCCCACATCAAAGCCACCCAGGAACTGGAAAAACTCGTGGAACACCGCCAGCTCTGGCGGCGGGAGCAGGCGCTGGAAGAGGAGCGCCTCGCCGACCTGGAGATGGAAGATTTCACATCCCCCAAATCAGCGCTCTTCAATTTAACCGGGAGTCAAAACCATGAATACAATTAA